A single genomic interval of Polaribacter vadi harbors:
- a CDS encoding glycoside hydrolase family 13 protein — MLIFSCKKEEIKTNLSDVSISNTSLERVEPTNWWVNFKDTSLQLLVKENNIGNSNPSISYDGVSIEKVHKAKSQNYLFIDLNIDATTKAGKFDIIFTFDDDTKKTHTYELKERQKPAEDYKGFDSSDAIYLITPDRFANADETNDINQNLKETTIDRTDGYKRHGGDLQGITNHIDYIAELGFTTIWPTPVLTNDMPNGSYHGYAITDYYQVDPRFGTLEDYKNLADKLREKDMKLIMDQVANHCGLEHWWMKDLPFEDWINNQKNYEDNIDTWENDKNIGSNHRRTTNQDLYAAASDRKGNNEGWFVSGMPDLNQRNPFMATYIIQNSIWWIETLGLGGIRQDTYPYPDKQFMANWAGAIMNEYPNFAIVGEEWSYNPLLVGYWQKGAKNKDGYESNLQSTMDFPMQKAIVEGIKEEETWGTGLVKLYEGLANDFHYTTPKDMMVFLDNHDERRVFTALNEDATNTKMGLSYMLMLPRIPQIYYGTEILMDDTANPGDHGLIRTDFPGGFKDDNINAFTGEGLSAEKREMQNFVSKVLNYRKESEAIHEGKTIHFAPFMGTYFLFRIKDDETVVHIINKNEEPITIDLKRYAEVGLEGKSLKNIISGDEFLWNEAIQLSEKGSLILTTKF; from the coding sequence ATGCTTATTTTCTCATGTAAAAAGGAAGAAATAAAAACAAATCTTTCTGATGTTTCTATTTCTAATACCTCTTTAGAAAGAGTAGAACCTACCAATTGGTGGGTTAATTTTAAAGATACTTCACTACAATTATTAGTTAAAGAAAACAATATAGGCAACTCAAACCCATCAATTTCTTATGATGGAGTTTCTATAGAAAAAGTTCACAAAGCAAAAAGCCAAAATTATCTTTTTATCGATTTAAATATTGATGCAACTACAAAAGCAGGCAAATTCGACATCATTTTTACTTTTGATGATGACACTAAAAAAACACATACATACGAACTAAAAGAAAGACAAAAACCTGCTGAAGATTATAAGGGTTTTGATAGTTCTGATGCTATTTATTTAATTACTCCAGATCGTTTTGCAAATGCTGATGAAACGAATGACATCAACCAAAATTTAAAAGAAACGACCATTGATAGAACTGATGGTTACAAACGTCATGGAGGAGATTTACAAGGAATTACAAATCATATAGATTACATTGCTGAGTTAGGTTTTACAACAATTTGGCCAACTCCAGTGTTAACAAACGATATGCCAAATGGCTCTTATCATGGCTATGCAATTACAGATTATTATCAAGTAGATCCACGTTTTGGAACCTTAGAAGATTATAAAAATTTAGCGGATAAATTGCGCGAAAAAGACATGAAATTAATCATGGATCAAGTTGCGAATCATTGTGGTTTAGAACATTGGTGGATGAAAGATTTGCCTTTTGAAGATTGGATAAACAATCAAAAAAACTACGAAGACAATATTGATACTTGGGAAAATGATAAAAATATAGGTTCTAATCATAGAAGAACTACAAACCAAGATTTGTATGCTGCAGCATCTGACAGAAAAGGAAATAACGAAGGTTGGTTTGTGTCTGGAATGCCAGATTTAAATCAACGTAATCCTTTTATGGCAACATACATTATTCAAAATAGCATTTGGTGGATTGAGACTTTAGGTTTGGGAGGAATTCGCCAAGATACGTATCCTTATCCTGACAAACAATTTATGGCAAATTGGGCAGGTGCAATTATGAACGAATATCCTAATTTTGCTATTGTTGGCGAAGAATGGAGTTACAATCCTTTATTAGTTGGTTATTGGCAAAAAGGCGCAAAAAATAAAGATGGTTATGAAAGTAACTTACAATCTACGATGGATTTCCCAATGCAAAAAGCAATTGTGGAAGGCATTAAAGAAGAAGAAACTTGGGGAACAGGTTTGGTGAAACTTTATGAAGGTTTGGCAAACGATTTCCATTATACAACTCCAAAAGATATGATGGTTTTTTTAGACAATCATGATGAACGCAGAGTATTTACAGCATTAAATGAAGATGCTACAAATACAAAAATGGGGTTAAGTTATATGTTGATGTTGCCAAGAATTCCGCAAATTTATTACGGAACAGAAATTTTAATGGATGACACAGCAAACCCTGGAGATCATGGTTTAATAAGAACCGATTTTCCTGGAGGTTTTAAAGATGATAATATAAATGCTTTTACTGGTGAAGGTTTATCAGCAGAAAAAAGAGAAATGCAAAATTTTGTAAGCAAAGTTTTAAACTATCGTAAGGAAAGTGAAGCAATTCACGAAGGGAAAACGATTCATTTTGCGCCATTTATGGGGACTTATTTTTTATTCAGAATTAAAGATGATGAAACTGTTGTGCATATTATCAACAAAAATGAAGAGCCAATTACAATCGATTTAAAACGTTATGCAGAAGTTGGTTTAGAAGGAAAATCCTTAAAAAATATTATTTCTGGTGATGAATTTTTATGGAATGAAGCTATTCAATTATCAGAAAAAGGAAGCCTAATTTTAACTACAAAATTTTAA
- a CDS encoding alpha/beta hydrolase has protein sequence MKQITFLFSILLMICCKSASTKEEKKEIQNQPKIEANVLEKAVLASGKLIRVDSFPSKNIVPRPVDVWLPENYSSAKKYAVLYMHDGQNLFDATTTWNKQEWMVDEIATKLMKEGTVKDFIVVGIHNIPKIRWQDLYPEKAMDFLSKEDKEAMYAEAKKSNFSVDLKGDEYLSFLVTELKPYIDATYSVYTNKENTFVAGSSMGGLMSMYAVAEYPAVFAGAACFSTHWVGGSPKENNPLPGAIFNYLEANLPDSETHKMYFDYGNKTLDAFYPQYAPKVDAIFKNGGYDDTNFKNLYFEGTDHSEKSWQKRLELPFTFLLKK, from the coding sequence ATGAAACAAATAACGTTTTTATTTTCAATTTTATTGATGATTTGTTGTAAAAGTGCATCAACTAAAGAGGAAAAAAAGGAAATCCAAAATCAACCAAAAATTGAAGCAAACGTTTTAGAAAAAGCAGTTTTAGCTAGTGGAAAATTAATAAGAGTAGATTCTTTTCCGTCTAAAAATATAGTTCCAAGACCTGTAGATGTTTGGTTGCCAGAAAATTATTCATCAGCAAAAAAATATGCAGTTTTATATATGCATGATGGACAAAATTTATTTGATGCCACTACCACTTGGAACAAACAAGAATGGATGGTAGATGAAATTGCCACCAAATTAATGAAAGAAGGAACTGTAAAAGATTTTATAGTGGTTGGCATTCATAACATTCCTAAAATTCGTTGGCAAGATTTGTACCCAGAAAAAGCGATGGATTTTTTATCAAAAGAAGATAAAGAAGCGATGTATGCAGAAGCTAAAAAAAGTAATTTTAGTGTTGATTTAAAAGGAGATGAATACCTATCTTTCCTAGTTACTGAGCTAAAACCTTATATAGATGCTACCTATTCTGTGTATACAAATAAAGAAAATACGTTTGTTGCAGGTTCATCTATGGGAGGTTTAATGAGTATGTATGCAGTAGCAGAATATCCAGCAGTTTTTGCAGGAGCAGCTTGTTTTTCTACACATTGGGTTGGAGGAAGTCCGAAAGAAAACAATCCTTTACCAGGAGCAATTTTTAACTATTTAGAAGCGAATTTACCAGATTCAGAAACGCATAAAATGTATTTTGATTATGGTAATAAAACGTTGGATGCTTTTTATCCTCAATATGCTCCAAAAGTAGATGCTATTTTTAAAAATGGAGGTTATGATGATACAAATTTCAAAAATTTATATTTTGAAGGAACAGATCATTCAGAAAAATCTTGGCAAAAAAGATTGGAGCTGCCTTTTACTTTTTTGTTGAAAAAATAA
- a CDS encoding glycoside hydrolase family 31 protein, with protein sequence MKTYKILFLFLFISTFTFAQNAKRDFKSANFEQENQFKVEVSNGVYFINFYNPKIVETTFYPKGEVKKYDSHAVVLKPTSTHIKIDKNNNEIIYKSDGISVKIQKSPFQISYYYKDKLVTSEKQGYFKSKHIPMDLVKGNIVADETEKIEFNLTEDEVLFGGGARALGMNRRGYRLPLYNRAQYGYETHAELMNFTIPLVISSKKYMIHFDNAPIGYLDLDSNKDNSLTYETISGRKTYQIIVGDSWEDLIDNYTDLTGKQPLPPRWTLGNFSSRFGYHSQQETEETIAKFQEENIPVDAVILDLYWFGKTVQGTMGNLEVDTDSFPDMKGMISKLKNKGVKTVLITEPFILSTSKKWKEADQKQVLAKDSIGNSAKYDFYFGNTGIVDIYKKEGKEWFWNIYKEIYDLGAKGFWGDLGEPEVLPSWVTFNETQKADEIHNIYGHDWARLIFEGYQKEFPNERPFILMRAGSSGSQRFGMIPWSGDVSRSWGGLQSQPEIALQMGMQGLGYMHSDLGGFAGANLDDNLYTRWLQYGIFQPIYRPHAQEDVASEPVFRNEKTKKLAKKAIELRYKMLPYNYNLAFENNQKGTPLMRPIFFEEDDANLMTNSETYLWGKDFLITPILKDSVKTKEIYFPKTANWYNFYYNEEKIVGGQTKTVKVKDKAIPTYVRGGSFILMSELVQTTDHYKANKLELHYYFDEKENTKRTFYNDDGLTANAFEKGNYEILEFEAEYSKRYLEIDFEAELGKNWISSEKEITLIIHNINWNPKKIKVNGKRKRILSKENTLTIPVKWNPKKELKIKITLQ encoded by the coding sequence ATGAAAACCTATAAAATTCTTTTTTTATTCCTATTTATTTCGACTTTTACGTTTGCTCAAAACGCAAAAAGAGATTTTAAAAGCGCAAATTTTGAGCAAGAAAATCAATTTAAAGTTGAGGTTTCAAATGGCGTTTATTTTATCAATTTTTATAATCCAAAAATAGTTGAAACTACTTTTTATCCTAAAGGTGAAGTAAAAAAGTATGATTCTCATGCAGTCGTTTTAAAACCAACTTCAACACATATTAAAATTGATAAAAACAATAATGAAATAATTTACAAATCTGATGGCATTTCAGTAAAAATTCAGAAATCGCCTTTTCAAATTTCATATTATTATAAAGACAAGCTAGTAACTTCAGAAAAACAAGGTTATTTTAAATCCAAACACATACCAATGGATTTGGTAAAAGGCAATATTGTTGCTGATGAAACCGAGAAAATTGAATTCAATTTAACTGAAGACGAAGTTTTATTTGGAGGAGGAGCAAGAGCTTTAGGAATGAATAGGAGAGGTTACAGATTGCCTTTGTATAATAGAGCTCAATATGGTTATGAAACCCATGCAGAGTTAATGAATTTTACAATTCCACTGGTAATTTCATCAAAAAAATACATGATTCATTTTGACAATGCTCCAATTGGATATTTAGATTTGGATAGTAATAAAGACAATTCTTTAACCTACGAAACTATTTCTGGACGCAAAACATATCAAATAATTGTTGGCGATTCTTGGGAAGATTTAATTGATAACTATACAGATTTAACAGGGAAACAACCTTTACCTCCAAGATGGACTTTAGGAAATTTCTCAAGTAGATTTGGATATCATTCTCAACAAGAAACTGAAGAAACAATCGCAAAATTTCAGGAAGAAAATATTCCTGTAGATGCTGTAATTCTAGATTTGTATTGGTTTGGGAAAACTGTGCAAGGAACCATGGGAAATTTAGAAGTTGATACAGATTCTTTCCCTGATATGAAAGGGATGATTTCTAAATTAAAAAATAAAGGTGTTAAGACTGTTTTAATTACAGAACCTTTTATTTTATCAACTTCAAAAAAATGGAAAGAAGCTGATCAAAAACAAGTTTTAGCAAAAGATTCTATTGGTAATTCTGCAAAATATGATTTCTATTTTGGCAATACTGGTATTGTAGATATCTACAAAAAAGAGGGTAAAGAGTGGTTTTGGAATATTTATAAAGAAATTTACGATTTAGGTGCAAAAGGTTTTTGGGGAGATTTAGGAGAACCAGAAGTTTTACCTTCTTGGGTAACTTTTAACGAAACTCAGAAAGCAGATGAAATTCATAATATCTATGGACATGATTGGGCACGTTTAATTTTTGAAGGTTATCAAAAAGAATTTCCAAATGAAAGACCATTTATATTGATGAGAGCAGGAAGTTCTGGTTCACAACGTTTTGGAATGATTCCTTGGTCTGGAGATGTAAGCAGAAGTTGGGGAGGTTTGCAATCTCAACCAGAAATTGCCCTACAAATGGGAATGCAAGGTTTAGGATATATGCACTCAGATTTAGGTGGATTTGCAGGCGCAAATTTAGACGATAATTTGTATACACGTTGGTTGCAATATGGAATTTTTCAGCCAATTTATAGACCTCATGCTCAAGAAGATGTTGCAAGTGAACCTGTTTTTAGAAACGAAAAAACAAAAAAATTAGCTAAAAAAGCAATTGAATTGCGTTATAAAATGTTGCCTTATAATTACAATTTAGCATTTGAAAATAATCAAAAAGGAACTCCTTTAATGCGTCCTATTTTCTTTGAAGAAGATGATGCAAATTTGATGACAAATTCAGAAACTTATTTATGGGGAAAAGATTTTTTAATCACACCAATTTTAAAAGATTCCGTAAAAACAAAAGAGATTTATTTTCCAAAAACGGCAAATTGGTATAATTTCTATTATAATGAAGAAAAAATAGTAGGTGGACAAACAAAAACGGTAAAAGTAAAAGATAAAGCAATTCCTACTTATGTAAGAGGAGGTTCTTTTATTTTGATGAGTGAATTAGTGCAAACTACAGATCATTACAAAGCAAATAAATTAGAATTGCATTATTATTTTGATGAAAAAGAAAACACTAAAAGAACTTTTTATAATGATGATGGATTGACTGCAAATGCTTTTGAAAAAGGAAACTATGAAATTTTAGAATTCGAAGCTGAGTATAGCAAACGTTATTTAGAAATCGATTTTGAAGCAGAACTTGGCAAGAACTGGATTTCATCAGAAAAAGAAATTACGTTAATTATTCATAACATCAACTGGAATCCTAAAAAGATAAAAGTTAATGGAAAAAGAAAGCGAATTTTATCAAAAGAAAATACACTTACAATTCCTGTAAAATGGAATCCTAAAAAAGAATTAAAAATAAAAATCACCTTACAATAA